Sequence from the Maniola jurtina chromosome 18, ilManJurt1.1, whole genome shotgun sequence genome:
TTATGAtctaattttgataaaatatataacagtccatttttagggttccgtacgcgaagAGTGCTAATAGGatccttattactaagccttcgctgttgATCCGTCTAGTCTAGACAAACGTCTAGACTCTAAACGTCTGTCTGTTGTCAGCGGGCTGTTAATCTcacgaaccgtaataggtagagttaaaattttcagattGCGTAATTCTACagcgctgtaacaacaaatgatATGCTTACTCAAATTTTAAAATGACGCTGACTGTTACGTTGTTGATATTAGAATTTTGTTTCCAGGCATAAATATCcatcgtaaataataattaaaacatccGATGAGTCGAAATGAATGTTGACCTTCGAAAGTCAGTGGAGTGTGCCTAGATGACGCCAAAAACAGATGTTCATGATTTGGAGCGTAGGAAAACAGCCCGATAACAGAgcgtacaaaaataaataatgtgccTTTTAATGTAAACGTCCATGCACCATGAACACAAGAATGTGTTTCCTAATAACCAGACTAAATGCTTCccgaataatatttatattgatCCTTTTCTACGCTGCTTCCCTCATGTACACCTACAATGCAAGACTCTACTCCATAAGGTCACAGAGAAAGGACATCTCGTATCTGAACCATAAGAGCTTCAAGTATATCCTGCAATGGACAAGTAGATTCAATTACCCTCTCATCCCAATGGGCCAAGGCAACTCTGTTTTCGTTAGAGGCAAGTGCAATTTCACCAACTGTTTCATTACCGATGACAAGAATTATTTCATCGATCAAACTGAATTCGATGCTGTGGTATTTGGCGGAATGGACGCCATGAAACTCTGGTCGTTCCAGCTACCGTATAAAAGGTCCCCGAAACAGAAGTACATTTTCGCTGCGTCCGAATCCGCAGATAACTATGCCGTATGCTCGCCGATGTACAACGGATTTTTCAATTGGACGTGGACGTATCGAATCGACTCAGATATATTTTGGGGATATATAGTCATCTACGATTTGCAGGATAACATCATTGGACCTGCCCTTAATATGAAATGGCTGGACAAGCTTGATCCTATAAATGAAGAACTGAAGTTGAAATTGTCGAGTA
This genomic interval carries:
- the LOC123874299 gene encoding alpha-(1,3)-fucosyltransferase C-like; translated protein: MNTRMCFLITRLNASRIIFILILFYAASLMYTYNARLYSIRSQRKDISYLNHKSFKYILQWTSRFNYPLIPMGQGNSVFVRGKCNFTNCFITDDKNYFIDQTEFDAVVFGGMDAMKLWSFQLPYKRSPKQKYIFAASESADNYAVCSPMYNGFFNWTWTYRIDSDIFWGYIVIYDLQDNIIGPALNMKWLDKLDPINEELKLKLSSKSKTAAWFVSHCTTNSGREVFVDELKKELKQYGRTVDVYGRCGTLSCTRDNEDSCFKKIEVDYYFYLSFENSFAADYVTEKLLSALNNYAVPIVYGSANYSRFLPPGSYLDALKLGPKQLARRMNEIINDSTKYHDFFRWRNHYRYRESYPLDEVCKLCKALNDEERVAEVTVWDDFRTWWNGESLKDKC